Part of the Vigna radiata var. radiata cultivar VC1973A chromosome 11, Vradiata_ver6, whole genome shotgun sequence genome is shown below.
TTTGGAGACAGTACTAGTTAGGAAATTACTTACCAACTTCCTCTCTATCATTGACAATGTTCTGGACTTTATCCAGAACTTGCTTGATACAAAATACCTCCTTGGCTATTGAATCAAATAATGCTAGACAAGAACTTATCTTCTCTGAAAGGACATTGAGCATCCTATCTTTGGCTTCAATTGAACGTTTCATCTTAGAATTAGATTCCTGTACAAATTATTTCGAACCCAAGTACACAATCAACAGTAATCCATATTAGGAGAGTTTGAAGTTTAAACATTTACTAGTTTCCTCATGAAGTAGGAGTGTTCATTGCGTTGGTAGTatcacaacaacaaacaaaatccAAAGTCCCAAATCTTATGGTTTCTACCTATTATTACCCCTACTCTCGCTCCCTCATTCCCCGTATACAGAAAAGTTTCAGTTATGCTCAAACACGTGGATTAGGAACAATTACTATATCAGGCACAAAATAAAAGGCCTAAAGCTTCTGTGACCCTTTTAGAAGATTCAAGAATGCTGTAGTAACAAGTAACAAATAATTCCTTTCACGCTAACCAAGTGTGTCTGCGTGTGCccgttttccttttttatttttgagggATGGGGTCCATCGGGATAAACATCTTAATTGGACTAAATTTGATTGCAttatcatagaaaaaaaaaaatccgcAAAAGTAACCTCACCAATTTCAGTAATGCTCAACTTCAGAACTTTATTTATCGAACAATAAAAggtagttaaaaaaattaagtgagaGAAGGAAGAGACTTCTCTTCCTGTCATCATTTAGAATTTAGCATCGTATAACTAATTTTTTCTGCAACATCTTCCTAATCCCTACGTAACGAAAGTATTGAATGCTTTTCATATCTTCATGacattttatgcattttttcatttaattatttctttataaataagatattgTAGGGAGATATAGCATCACTCACTAGCATTATCCTTGTTCACGTAACGCACCACTTTTATATAGtaacataaatacatatatatggGTGTGTGTATGAGGCAACAAAAGCGCCACACAAACAATAAGATAACCTCGTAAGCATGCACGAAGCTTTCCCTAGACTGAAGCAAATTATTCAGCGTTCCCTTCAACTCTTTCTGCTTGTTCTCAAGCAGCACATTATCGTTCTCTAGATAATTCACCTGCATTGGGAACACCAATCACTTAAcgttctttttagaaaaatcacCAACATTAAATCCTCCAAACCTTTCTCTCCAGCTTCTGACGCTCCTCTCTGACAGAAGCCAACTCGCCCTGCAATTCCTGTATCTTTCTGCCACACTCTTCCTCGTTATTCTTCACCTTCTGCTCCCCCGTGGCAAACCGAATCAGCATAGTAAAATCACGCGAAGTGCTACGTGATAAAGAGACATAACCTAATTGAAGGGAATCAAAACCTGGAGAAGAAGGTGATGTTGCTCGGTGGCGGAGCGTTCTCTGTCCTGAAAGTGCGAAGGTTAGCGGAAGAGGAAACGGCCATGGCGAATTGGCAATTGGCTTCGGAGACGGAGATCGTTACCCTGAGATCTCGAACTTCGGCGACGAGGGCTTGAAGTTGGAGCTTCAACTTCGAAAGCTTCAGCAATTCCATCGCTCCTTTTCTTCACTTCATTTTAAAATCTCCATCATTTTATACCAAGGGTCTCCACGTGAAACGACGCCGTCTCGATGCATGTGAATGATACAAACTAATAAagatattaacttttataatttgtaacaatttttaaggttttttttcaatcatattttatttattgaaaattagtGTACTTAATTTTACATGTCTCCTTATAATTAAGGAATGTTCTATGTATTTCCATATCCCACGCATCACAAGTTCTCGTGTATAGTAAGTACTCACTCCGTTTTCTTTTCCTAGTCATGTATAAACACTTTCATATCGATATTTATCactaaaaagatataaatatctTACTAATGGTACCTTGTGCAATATTAAAATTGTCATTGAAACTTATGTCACTATTGTACTTGtgacaataattttaaatgttactaaaactaaattttattgtacaaaaataattataattaataattttgtataataatgataataataaaatatcacatTAGTAATGTTGTGTAAcagtgataataataaaatataaaaaaataatagacaaatttataatcataaataGATGATCGGGCACATATAGTGTTTATCAACAATTTGATCCATCGGATAAAACCTTACTCGTTACTTAGGATTGTCAAAAAACCTCGTACCCGTGAATATTCACAGGTAAAATCCGTTTCGGGTATTTAGTACTCGAGGGTAAGAGGTATTCGCGGGTAGCggatagcgggtattttaatacccgcttgttaACAGGTTGGGTTCGGGTATCATACTATCCGTACCAACGGATACTCGTTAcccatttgaaaaataaaattatagctagattttctttttttacaatcTGTAATAAAATTGGGCCAAAGCCCAcatttttttagggtttctttttcaaatctgaacAAGAAATAGGAAGTTGCCCCATTCCTCACCAATTTTGCCACTTCTGTCGCTCCAAGAGAGTTCTGTGACGCCTTCCTCACTAGGTTCCACGGTGGAGTGAGAGTTCCGTAATGCCTTCCTCACGAAGTTTCGTTCGAGTTGTAAAGCTAGGATTGGGCACGGAGGAGGACCTTTTCTGGGAAGGTGGCAGGGCCGAAGGCGAAGTTGAAGACGCGATCTTGGACGTGGAGCTAGGTGGCGATTTGACTGATTCTGGTTTGAAGGAGGTGGAGTGAGGGGAGTAGAGACAAAAAGGGGGGGGTGCGGGTTTGGAAGAGAGCGTTGTGAGGAGAAGTTGCCATTGACATGGTTATGGTGATGATGACCCGCTGACTCAAAATCTGAGGCATCTCCGGTGCCTACTTCCAAAGTgcgatttttcttttttttttgttctggtTAAGTGTTCCAATGAAACATCAGACTTAGATCCCTAATCATGGTGGAAGAAGATGTTTGGAGTAGCAAAGCTTCTCTTGCTCGCGAATGGGAACGAAGGAGACGGTTGCGGtctttgaaatgaaaaaatggGTTTGAGTCATGATTGtggataagaaaagagaatggACTCTTGGGCCAGAATTTAGGTTTGGTGGAAAATGGATATCCAACGGGTATTCGTGGGTTGGAAAAAATCCgcagattttttttatgcgagtATCCAACGGGTAACGTGGCGAGTACGGGTAAGGTTTTTTAAATGTGGGTCGGGTTGCAGGTAGACACTATTTGTGCCAGACCCGACCTGTTGTCATCCCTATCGTTATCCGACCCATTACTTACCGAATatctgcataaaaaaaacctgcaaattttttttaacccgCACATACTTGTTAGATACCCATTTTTAACCCgcgaatttttaaaaaaattattttataaatttttaaatgaaatccaaattaaattaaaaaaaaatacaaataatatttaaaatatatatccaaataaagataatgaacaagtaaataaaaattaaaacataaattcaaattaatacaacttaataataaaacatatccaaatacaaataattttaaaaataattgttctaaaagtAACATTCCAAGATTTATACCTTTTCTTCCATATCTTCATTATTCTTCGAGACGAAACATCCTTAATGTAGATTTGTTAGTTTTTTCAATGCACAATGGCCActataaacaaagaaaatataggGAAAAACTGTcttgtttattttgaataaattatgaaagatatatacaagaaagttattgttgtaattattctataataatgtaacattattactgtaattattNtaattattctataataatgtaacattattactgtaattattctataataatgtaacattattactgtaattcagctataataataacaatatattctctcaataatatcaggatatgatttattttctaacactccccctcaagttggagaGTGAATATCAAGAACTCCCAACTTGCGCTTCATGATAGAGAACATTTCTTTTCCCAGTGGTTTGGTGAACACATCGGCAAGTTGTTCAACTAAAGGTACATATTTAGTTGCGACTGAGCCATCTTGAATCTTATCACGAATGAAGTGGCAATCCATCTCTATATGTCTAGTTCTTTCATGAAAAACTGGGTTAGCTGCAATGTGTAAGGCTGCTTTATTGTCACAATATAACAATGCTGGTTTAGGATGCAATATCCGTAAATCTTTTAACAATGATCGTAACCAAGTCAACTCACAANAAGTACCAGCCAATGCTCTATATTCAGCTTCTGCTGAGGATAGAGAAACCGTCTTTTGCCTCTTTGTTCGCCAAGAGATAAGGGAAGATcccaaaaaaacacaataaccTGTAGTTGATTTTCGGGAAATTGGGCAACCTCCCCAATCTGAATCACAGAAAGCGCGCAAAGATAAATCATTTTGTGAAGAGAACAACAGACCTTGACCtgggttattttttaaatatcgtAGCACACACATTGTGGCTTTCATATGAGGCTTGCGTGGAGCGTGCATGAATCTGCTCAGTATGTGTACCGCATAGGTGATATCTGGACGGGTAATTGTCAAATAAATTAAGCGACCAACAAATCGCCTATATATTGACGGGTCCTTTAATAATTCCCCTTCATCagaaagttttatattttgttccatGGGAAAATCCACAAGCTTAGCTCCAAGATACCCACCATCTTTAATAATTTCCAAAGCGTATTTCCTTTGTGATATGAAAATACCTTTCTTAGAACGAGAAACCTCAATACccagaaaaaaattaagatcacCCAAATCTTTTATCCGAAAACGATTGTGTAGAAATTGTTTAAGATTGGATATTGCAATTGGGTCATTACCAGTTATGagaatatcatcaacatagatcAACAAAGNTGTAAAAGACTTGCCTTTTGTACATGTAAACAATGAGTAATAtgtttttgattgaataaaGCCAACACTTTGAATAACTGTAGAGAATTTGGCAAACCATTGACGAGAtgcttgttttaatccatataaggACTTGTTGAGGCGACATACAAGATTCTCCCCCTGTCACTGAAAACTAGGAGGAAGGGACATATAGATTTCTTCAGAAagatcaccatgaagaaaagcaTTATGGACATCAAGCTGATGAAGAGACCAATGTTGAGCAACAGCCAAAGCTAATAAACAGTGTGATGGAGTCCTGTCtcatgtagtcctctttttacattttattgtatctgtagtgtagcttgcaaggagcatggtGTAACATCCCGATATTTTAGATGTCCGGattatgagaaaaattaaaacttttaaaatcatcaTACCATCGTAGAAATCTAATGAcaaaatgtcaaaatttataagataaacaaCGAACTAAAGTAAATCCAATTACATTGTTTctgaaatttataattcaaagCTTTAAATGAATCAGGTTGTTCCCCCACTCTCACGTCGCTATCATGAATCTTGAGCATCTGCTACACCCcctgctcccgtataaccaaggtcatacgatcatcgcaagacACACACAACCACACGTACAAACAAATATGGGTAAGCCACCATAACAcaaccaataacaataaaataaaatgtgtacaAGATAAGTAAACACAACTTAACAATAATTCACTATCTATAATGCTATCTACAAACAAAATCATTATGATCATCATTAACATTCTCATTAACTATATCATTACTGTACTATCCACATTTATCCTTATCAACATCATCTCTAGACACAAGTTATTATGAATTCTCAACATTTTCATGAAGGACATTGGTTTATCTCTTGTACCTAACCCTACCACCTGTAGCtttccccatacaggttcacgAACATAGCAcatgtagcttccccatacaggttcataACTGTaccacctgtagcttccccatacaggttcataGTCACActacctgtagcttccccatacaggttcacaatcatattacctgtagcttccccatacaggttcacaatcatactacctgtagcttccccatacaggttcacaatcatactacctgtagcttccccatacaggtttACAATCATACGGTAGATAATTCATAACTcaggatttactaggtacagGATAGACACGTCTCTCTCCTCAATTGTATAATACTAATAAAGTCAACCAAACATAATCCATAGTCAAACTAAATACTACTCACACCTCATTTTTTCATCACTTACACatcaatataaaatcttatgtaaaaacaatataaatttctataataatttaagagtcacaactcaattcaaaataataactcattattaacttaattactCATTAAAATCTCACTACTTCtatttttgaaagtaaattaatttgtaattccaaaataattattttaaattattttgattaacaaTTTGTTTCGGTGTAAAGTGGTGCCGAGAGTCGAAGGCGGGATGGACGAAGTTAGAGCGCTCATGATGGTGTGGAAAGCCGGATGGTTGGTGAAGATTGGGCAGTTTGTGGGGATCGACCGATCTTGTGAGGACGGTGAACCAATGGAGACTGGACGCTTTGCCTGTTGAGACCGGACGTTCTCCTTCCTAGTTCTCCAAGCCGGGCGGGCAGGTACCtgtcaaaggcactccgacgcccaagtcagttAAGTGACCGAACGGTATTAGGAAGGGATGCATAATATGAAGAGAATTAAATCTCTCTGAAGTCATACctgagacctttatttatactagttgtaatgGGCTTGTACCTTGTAATGGGCTTGTACCTTTCGTGGGCCTGATGACAGCCCAACCACATTTATCCATTTGGTTGGACAGGGTGGTCCTGGTGGTTATCTGAACAGTCACCGATCGGATACGTTCGGTATGGCGGGGTTGGCCCGGTTGGATGCAACTGGACGGTCTGGAAAGGACACCATACGGTTCCTCAGGGTGCCGCGCAACGTGGCCAGACGGTTCGGCTAATAGGAGAGTAAGAGACCGTACAGTCCTCAGGGTACCGTACGGTACACCAACCCCCCAAGCCCGAGCATGATGTTAATGATGCGAAGGGTTTGCAAGTGGCCTTCCTGGAAAGAACGGGTTCTGCCGGCTATGTTTTCGTCTCTAAGTCACCTTTGCATGGAGTCCGAGAAGCTTGAGGCCACGGAGACCGAGAGCTTGTGACCGAACGTCCTAGGTTGAAAGATAGTGCCAGGCCGAACAATCTGAgacctaaggcagtacctttaattaaatgcgcgaataaaaatatggtttgcaaaatgtttaactatcccaagaataacgatataaagaaacaaaaatattttttaggtttttgggcccgacaaggattgaccttactcctacgtattctcagtcatactgagaaatcagggttacgtagttctttcagaaagATTGATTGTTTNaagatatttttaatttttgaagattttgtattttttgtatttttatatagaaagagaaaaggtttttagcacaaggcctacgcgagcggtcgcacgtgtgcttgaaccctttcaaaatatttttatttgattttttaatttttataaaagaaaaggaaaagatcttcagcacaaggcctacgcgatcggtcacacgtgtgcttaaatctttccaaaatatttttatttgattttaaattttgtaaaagaaaaggaagagatattcagcacaaggcctagcgagcggtcgcacgtgtgcttaaatctttccaaaatatttttattNNNNNNNNNNNNNNNNNNNNNNNNNNNNNNNNNNNNNNNNNNNNNNNNNNNNNNNNNNNNNNNNNNNNNNNNNNNNNNNNNNNNNNNNNNNNNNNNNNNNNNNNNNNNNNNNNNNNNNNNNNNNNNNNNNNNNNNNNNNNNNNNNNNNNNNNNNNNNNNNNNNNNNNNNNNNNNNNNNNNNNNNNNNNNNNNNNNNNNNNNNNNNNNNNNNNNNNNNNNNNNNNNNNNNNNNNNNNNNNNNNNNNNNNNNNNNNNNNNNNNNNNNNNNNNNNNNNNNNNNNNNNNNNNNNNNNNNNNNNNNNNNNNNNNNNNNNNNNNNNNNNNNNNNNNNNNNNNNNNNNNNNNNNNNNNNNNNNNNNNNNNNNNNNNNNNNNNNNNNNNNNNNNNNNNNNNNNNNNNNNNNNNattttgtaaaagaaaaggaaaagatcttcagcacaaggcctacgcgagcggtcgcacgtgtgcttaaatctttccaaaatatttttatttatttttaattttttatgattttttatatttttatttttattggcaAAGAGATATAACaacatacaataataaaaaaatgccaaagctaaagaaataaaaacaaagacaataaaaaacaatacagtccaagcccaataagaaaAGGGGTGTAGAGATTAAAACCGGGGGTGTAGCAGCAAAGTTGAGACTACCAGGGGTGTAATTATTAAATTGGCGGTGCCACATAGTGGTTTTCGGTCTGAGCCCAAATGAATGAAGGGGTGCAACTGTGAAGATTGGAGGTGCCACAAATACTTTGCTGACCAGGCCCAAGGCCTCTTTTCTCGTTTGTAGGGAATGGTGGAGTGAATAGTAGACGAGGGGTGCAGGGAAGAAACTCTAGCCACAGCCAGGCCCAAGgcccttttctttttgtttgcagAAATGGCAGGGGAGTGCGAACGAAAATGTAAGGGGTGGCAGGCAGAAGAAATGCGGCCCAGAGCCAGGCCCAAAGCCTCTTTTCTAACCCTAGTAGAAACATTAGGGGTTCTGCAAATTTGCCCCATTCTTATTCATACACTCAAACACCCAAGCCTCTTTCGAGAGAGAAGCTGTGGGAGGTCGTCCCTGCCGCGGTCGCATGCCACCGTCTCCACCACTACTACAAGCTGTCGGGAACCGTAGTCAAAGGCGTCATCAAAGACGCCGGTCACGCCAGAGCCGTCGCCGGTCACCGGAAGGACTCTTCCCCCCTCTTTTCTTCTTCGCGCGCGAGAGAAAAATTCGCGCCCCTCCGCGTCACGTCGCCATCGCCGGTGACCGCAAGGGCCACAACGTCTAGATCTCCTCTTCCGCCACTCACACTCCAAATCGGCCACCGTCGTGCTAGCCGCCAGCGTTGCCTAGGGTCGATGGTGCTCCTAGTGCTAGTGGCTCCGCTGACTCTCCTAGTCGCTATCTAAGGCCATCACCAGTTTGCCAATGGAATAGGTGCAGGCAACAACATCTCCCATCTTCTCCTATCAATTAGTGTTGACAGTGCAAACGGCGAGGCCTCTTTCTCAGTTTTAATCAATATGTATTCTATCGTGTGCGTGATGAACCGGAAGAGAGGGTCTGATGCTTCAAGAATTGGGATATATGATGATAAGAAGCGTAGTGAAGGTTAGGGAGTTGATCTGGATTTCTCTGTTGTGGTTTGAATGCAGGGGAATGGGATTAAAGGGAAATTTACAGTTTGCTCTTTCGACTCTGGTTTTCCGATTGGGTATCCCTTATTGgatttgaatttggtttttgGTTGATGATGGGGATGTTAGTGTGGGTTAGACACAGTGGTCATTGAGCTAGCTGTTGGGGTATAGGCAGGAAGGAGAATGGCTGCCCAGACCGAGAGAAGCAAGATGAAGGCTATGGTGATGGTCCCGTGAGCAACTTGTGGAGATTTGgttcttttttctttgcaaATGAGAAGAATCAAGGTTTGGGGGAACTCTATggataaaaattgtataaaaaccTAGTCTGACTTGAGAAATTCAAAGAGGAAACCATACTTTAATATTTGGTTGTGATCCTATAATGTTTTCTGGGTGTTGGCTTTGAAGCAGGGAAATAGGAAAGCATTTTTAGTTTCCGGGCTAGGTGTCCTTATAGTGGAAAAGGGTGAAGATGTAACAGAGGTATATGGTAGCCAATGCAACAACAGAGATGAAAAATACCAACGCAAACATAATGATCAAAATGATGCTATCATTCGGCCATAGCAATAGGGTCACTAATTCA
Proteins encoded:
- the LOC106776816 gene encoding uncharacterized protein LOC106776816; this encodes MELLKLSKLKLQLQALVAEVRDLRDRERSATEQHHLLLQKVKNNEEECGRKIQELQGELASVREERQKLERKVNYLENDNVLLENKQKELKGTLNNLLQSRESFVHAYEESNSKMKRSIEAKDRMLNVLSEKISSCLALFDSIAKEVFCIKQVLDKVQNIVNDREEVVTKLKKKMDWVSAFEKTFVENISDLRNKSENNEAELRRKDRMISELVAELDVAKVGNHNQAQMEDFQKTLSLKDTEIQNLVSDKEVLHYEVGSLRLILQRIQDTVTNMNEEDKRLFSSILQQKEEIAMDVEIVDKLK